Genomic DNA from Streptomyces sp. NBC_01571:
GGGACGATCCCGGCGCGTTCGATCGCCTCCCAGCCGGTCCGCAGCAGAAGCCGCTGCTGCGGGTCCATGGCCGCGGCCTCGCGGGCCGAGATCCCGAAGAAGGGCGCGTCGAAGCGGTCGATGCCGGTCAGGAAGCCGCCGCGCAGGGTGTACGCCTTGCCGGCGGCCTCCGGGTCGGGGTCCAGGAGCGCACGGGTGTCCCAACGGCCCGCGGGCACCTCGCCGACGGCGTCCTCGCCCTCGGCCAGCAGCCGCCAGAGGGCCTCGGGATCGTCGGCGCCCCCGGGGAACCGGCAGGCCATTGAGATGATCGCGATGTCGCCGTCCGCCCGTACGGGTGCGCCGGCCTGCGCCGAAGCCGGGGCCGGATCGGCCGTCGGGGCGGGTCCTTCGCCGAGGACCGTCTCGGCGATCGCCGCGATGGTGGGGTGGTTGAAGACGAGGGAGGGCTCCAGGGGGCGGCCGAGCCGCTCCGCCAGCTCCGCCGCCAACGTCACCAACTGCCGCGAGCCCAGACCGAATTCAGCGATCGGGCGCTCCGGGGCGACGGCCGACGGGGCGAGGCCGGCCGCCTCGGCGACGGCCGACGTCAGCCAGGCCCGTACGTCCTCGGAGGTCGTCTCGGGCGTCTCGGGGGACTGCTTCGGGAACTCGTTCGCAGGCATCTGGGCACGTGTCCTCGTGAACTGGGGCTCAGGTGGATGCCGTACGGCCGCCACGGCGGAGCGCACGGGGTACTGCCGATGCCGCCGACGTACGGCAGACGGCAGACGGCAGACGGCAGACGGCAGACGGCAGACGGCGAACTCGGCCGGTTCTTGGCGGGTTTCGGGGCGTACGGGTGAGGCACGGCGCCAGGTACGGTCGGCCCCTGCGTCCGGCCGGTGCACGCCTCGATGCGTGCACCGGGCACGACGGAGCGACCCGGCGCACGTCACATGCCGACCAGGGACCCACCGACGGCGCGTGCGCTGCCGGGCGGGCGCCGTCATCCAGGGACGGGGGCGCCGACCGGGGAGAGAGTGCCGTCGAGGTATGCCGTCCGGGTGGCGTGACGCTGGATCTTCCCGCTGGACGTCTTCGGAATGGTGCCGGGGTGGACCAGCACCACATCGCGCACCGGCAGGCCGTGGGCCTCGCCGATCGCGCTGCGGATCAGATCGACGATCTTCTCGGACTCACCCAGCGCCTCCGGGACCGTCTCCGCGACGACGACGGGCTGCTCGCCGTCCTCCTCCCCGCCGTCCACGGAGAAGGCGGCGGTGCAGCCGGGCCGCAGCGCCCAGTGGGACATCTCGGCGGACAGTTCCAGGTCCTGGGGGTAGTGGTTGCGGCCGTCGATGACCAGCAGGTCCTTGATGCGTCCGGTGACGAAGAGCTCGCCTTCGCGCAGGAAACCGAGGTCACCGGTGCGCAGGAAGTGACCCTCGCGGTCCTTCAGGGTGGCCCGGAACGTCTGCCGGGTGGCCAGGGCGTTGCGCCAGTAGCCCTTGGCCACGCTCGCGCCGGCGACCCAGATCTCACCGACCTCGCCCTCGGGCAGTTCCTCCTGCCGTTCGGGGTCGGCGATGACCACGGTGGTGCCGGGGCCGGGCCGGCCGGAACCGACCGCCGCCGCGTCCGCCGCGCGGGTGTGCGGTCCGGTTTCCGTGGACTCGGCCAGGGTGGGCGGGGCTTGTACCGAGCCGCCGGTGACGATCAGCGTGGCCTCCGCCAGGCCGTAGCACGGGTACAGGGCCTCCCGCCGGAAGCCCGCGGCGGCGAAGGTCTCGGTGAACCGGCGCAGGGTGGCGGCCCGCACGGGTTCCGCGCCGTTGAAGGCGACCCGCCACCGGCTCAGGTCGAGCCGGTCGAGGAGTTCGGGCGTCGCGTGCTTCAGGCACAGCTCGTAGGCGAAGTTGGGGCCGCCGCTGGTGTGCGCGCGGTAGTGGCTGACGGCGTTCAGCCAGCGCTCGGGGCGGTGCAGGAAGTGCAGCGGCGAGAAGAACGTGGCGGTCACACCGAGGTGCACCGCGTTCAGGACCGGGCCGATGAGTCCCATGTCGTGGTAGACGGGAAGCCAGCTGACGAAGAGTTCGTGGCCGTACTCCTCGATCACCTCGGGGGTGTGGCCCATCCGCTCCGTGATGACCCGCTCGTTGTCCAGTAGGTTCCCGTGGGTCACCATCACCCCGCGCGGGGCGGAGGTGGATCCGGAGGTGTACTGGAGGAAGGCGACGGAGTCGGCGGTGAGATCGGGTTCGCGCCAGGAGCCGGCCGCCTCGTCGGGGATGTCCTCGGTCGCGACGCAGGTGATCCCGGCCAGTTCCGGCAGGTGCTCCGCCATGCCGGCCAAGGCGGCCATCACGTCACGGCCGCCCAGGATCACCTTGACGTCCGCGTC
This window encodes:
- a CDS encoding fatty acyl-AMP ligase, producing the protein MARSLVDLLTAHASRQPDRTAYRYLVTGDCDGEIQDISYGRLAERSRAVAAWLQERGLAGSRAMLLYPPGLEFMSGYLGCLSAGVVAVPGVPPQGRSQNHRALLRTKRLIADADVKVILGGRDVMAALAGMAEHLPELAGITCVATEDIPDEAAGSWREPDLTADSVAFLQYTSGSTSAPRGVMVTHGNLLDNERVITERMGHTPEVIEEYGHELFVSWLPVYHDMGLIGPVLNAVHLGVTATFFSPLHFLHRPERWLNAVSHYRAHTSGGPNFAYELCLKHATPELLDRLDLSRWRVAFNGAEPVRAATLRRFTETFAAAGFRREALYPCYGLAEATLIVTGGSVQAPPTLAESTETGPHTRAADAAAVGSGRPGPGTTVVIADPERQEELPEGEVGEIWVAGASVAKGYWRNALATRQTFRATLKDREGHFLRTGDLGFLREGELFVTGRIKDLLVIDGRNHYPQDLELSAEMSHWALRPGCTAAFSVDGGEEDGEQPVVVAETVPEALGESEKIVDLIRSAIGEAHGLPVRDVVLVHPGTIPKTSSGKIQRHATRTAYLDGTLSPVGAPVPG